The Flavobacterium sp. 1 genome contains the following window.
AAAACATGTTCCAATGTGGTCAGCTGTTTATAAATCGCATCGGCAATGTATTTGTTAGAATGTCCATAAGGATTGACCCACCAGGAAGCGATGGCGTCAATGTATTCTTTGTTGTTTTCGTCCCAAAGCAAAGCTCCTTCTCCTTTAGTAATTGCAATAGGAAGAGCTGCCGTTTTATGCTGGGTATAAGGATGCCAAAGATGCTGGCTGTCTCTTTCGATTAAAGTCATTGGATAAAAGAATATAGATAACAGAGTATAGAAAAAAGACTAATGTATGTCCCTGATATATGTTGACCACAAAAGTCAATTTATATGAAAGCAAATTTAAAGAATATTCGAAAGAATCGGCATTATTCAGAAGATTTTAAACGGGAAATAGTTTCTATTTTTGAAAGTGGCAAGTTTAGTGTTCCTCAATTGGAAAAACTTTACGGAATCAATAATGTTACGATTTATAAATGGATTTATAAATTTTCTACTTTTAACGAAAAAGGATTTAGAGTTATTGAAATGAAAGGAAGTAGTATTGATAAACTAAAACAGCTCGAGCTGAAAGTAAAAGAGTTAGAACAAATTGTTGGTCAAAAGCAAATTAAGATTGATTATTTGGAGAAAATGATTGACATTGCCAAAGATGATTTAAATATTGATATTAAAAAAAACTACAATACCCCACAATCGACTGGTTCAGAAATAATAAAGAAAAAGTAAAATTTTCCATGAATCAGCTTTATAAAATTGTTGGAGTTAGTAAACAAGCCGTAAGTCAGTATTCGAACAGACAAACTGTTTTTGATAAAAATGTCCATAATCTAATAATAGAAGCTGAGGAACTAAGGGAAGATCACCCTGGTTGTGGGGTTGAGAAGATGTATAGTAGCCTTAAACCCGATTTTATAGGCAGAGATAGATTTGTGGATTTGTTTATGGATTTGGGATTTAGGATAAAAAAGAAAAAGAATTATAGGAGAACAACTTATGCGTCATCGATTTATTATCCAAATTTGATAAAAGGGATGAGTTTAAACGCTCCTTCTATGATTTGGCAGTCGGATATCACCTATATACATGTTGGCGATAAGTTTTATTATGCTGTATTTATAATCGATGTTTACACAAAGAAAATAGTTGGTTATCAAGTATCAAACCATATGAGAGCCACAGCCAATATAAATGCGCTAAACGAAGCATTAAAAGGTAACAAAGCGCCATTAATTCATCATTCAGACAGAGGCAGCC
Protein-coding sequences here:
- a CDS encoding transposase, yielding MKANLKNIRKNRHYSEDFKREIVSIFESGKFSVPQLEKLYGINNVTIYKWIYKFSTFNEKGFRVIEMKGSSIDKLKQLELKVKELEQIVGQKQIKIDYLEKMIDIAKDDLNIDIKKNYNTPQSTGSEIIKKK
- a CDS encoding IS3 family transposase, with amino-acid sequence MNQLYKIVGVSKQAVSQYSNRQTVFDKNVHNLIIEAEELREDHPGCGVEKMYSSLKPDFIGRDRFVDLFMDLGFRIKKKKNYRRTTYASSIYYPNLIKGMSLNAPSMIWQSDITYIHVGDKFYYAVFIIDVYTKKIVGYQVSNHMRATANINALNEALKGNKAPLIHHSDRGSQYICKEYNELLKVNKSKISMALSGQDNAYAERINRTIKEEYLDYWTPKTFEQLKRCVEKAVNHYNNKRPHNNIGKLSPIEFENKWFNDGSFSR